The following proteins are co-located in the Streptococcus downei MFe28 genome:
- a CDS encoding YdcF family protein, whose translation MTILPLVLLTIFFLVLLGLTYYREPRTLLLGIYFVLALLFLGATLFYLANQFDLRILKFLLSLAIFLVILPLLAGPSILIITLLVKGIQLIKREGHALKNLLSLGIGLGLLAFPYLFQMIASHYKENSLVTGLLSLVTTMVIYLILLISAYTISSFLNLIHWFKRPIDYVLVLGSGLMGDKVTPLLASRIKKGIEIYQKHPDCRLILSGGQGKDELIAEGQAMAKYALSQGVPEKDIIIEDRSKNTRENLQFSSHLMANKANLAIVTNYYHLFRALLIARDLGIPCIGYGAKTKFYFSLNAYIREFIGYLYFKCRLHGGVLLFIVALHLVLIGWSLLR comes from the coding sequence ATGACGATTTTGCCCCTAGTTTTATTGACCATCTTTTTCCTCGTCCTCCTCGGACTGACCTATTACAGAGAGCCCAGAACCCTATTATTAGGAATTTATTTCGTTTTGGCCCTCCTTTTTCTAGGAGCCACCCTCTTCTATTTGGCTAATCAATTCGACCTGAGAATTCTCAAATTCTTGCTATCCTTAGCCATTTTTCTAGTCATCCTTCCTCTCTTGGCTGGACCAAGCATCCTCATCATCACCCTCTTGGTCAAGGGGATTCAACTGATTAAACGCGAGGGACATGCTCTTAAGAATCTCCTCTCTCTGGGAATTGGTCTGGGTCTGCTAGCCTTCCCCTACCTTTTCCAGATGATTGCCAGCCATTATAAGGAAAATAGTCTGGTCACCGGCCTCTTATCCCTGGTGACGACCATGGTCATCTATCTCATCCTCCTCATCAGTGCCTATACCATCTCTAGCTTTTTAAACCTGATTCACTGGTTCAAGAGGCCCATAGATTATGTGTTAGTGCTAGGAAGTGGCCTCATGGGGGATAAGGTCACCCCCTTGTTAGCCAGTCGCATCAAAAAGGGGATTGAGATTTATCAAAAACACCCTGATTGTCGTCTAATATTGTCTGGTGGTCAAGGCAAGGATGAATTGATTGCCGAAGGTCAGGCCATGGCCAAGTATGCTCTCTCTCAAGGTGTCCCAGAAAAAGACATTATCATTGAAGATAGATCCAAAAATACCAGAGAAAACCTGCAATTTTCCAGCCACTTAATGGCAAATAAGGCCAATCTGGCCATTGTGACCAACTATTATCATCTATTTCGAGCTCTACTGATAGCTCGTGACTTAGGAATTCCTTGTATCGGTTATGGAGCAAAGACCAAATTCTATTTTTCTCTCAATGCCTACATTCGGGAATTCATCGGTTATCTTTATTTCAAGTGTCGCCTGCATGGCGGGGTGCTTCTCTTTATTGTCGCCCTTCATCTTGTCCTTATCGGCTGGAGTTTGCTGAGGTAG